Within the Flavobacterium sp. CG_23.5 genome, the region ATTTTCCATTAACACGCGTTCCCCGAGTACGAATTCCAATTTCTGAGTGAATACTGAAAGCAAAGTCGAGTGAAGTGGCGCCTTTTGGCAAGGATTTAATTTCTCCTTTTGGAGTAAATACAAAGATTTCTTTGGAATATAAATTCATTTTGAAATCTTCGACAAAATCCACCGCATTAGTCTCAGAATTTTCTAAAGCTTCTTTTAGTAAATTCAGCCATACATCCAAACCGCTTTCTTCGGTAGCACCATTTTTATATTTGTAATGCGCTGCATATCCTTTTTCTGCAATTTCGTCCATACGTTCACTTCTCACTTGCACTTCGACCCAGCGACCTTTTGGCCCCATTACGGTAATGTGCAAAGCTTCGTAACCTGTCGATTTTGGTGATGAAATCCAATCACGTAATCGACTTGGACTTGGTCGGTAATGATCTGTTACGATAGAATATATTTTCCAAGCTATAAATTTCTCATCATGTGGATTTGATTTGTAAACGATGCGAAGTGCAAATTTATCATAGACTTCATCAAAGCTTACGTTTTGCGCTTTCATTTTTCGACGGATCGAATAAATAGATTTTGGACGACCTTTTATAATGTAATCTACCTGTTCTGCGTCTAATGAAGTTTTAAGAACTTCCGAAATGTCAGCAATGTATGCATCTTGTTCTTCTTTAGTTTCTTTTATTTTGCTTAAAATCTCATTATAAACGGCTGGTTCAGTATATTTTAATCCTAAATCTTCCAGTTTTGTTTTAATATTATATAAACCCAAACGGTGGGCGAGTGGAGCATATATGTATAAGGTTTCAGATGCGATTTTAGTTTGTTTGTCTTCTTGCATCGAATCCATGGTCTGCATGTTGTGCAAACGATCGGCTAATTTTATAAGAATTACACGTACATCATCATTAAGCGTTAGAATCATTTTACGGAAATTCTCGGCTTGCAATGAGGCATTCAGATCTTTCTGGACTAAGGATATTTTAGTCAAACCTTCTACCAGTTGTGCGATTTTAGGATTAAATAAACGCTCAATATCTTGCACTGTCATCAGTGTGTCTTCAACAACATCGTGTAACAATGCGGCTGCAATTGAAGTCGCTCCCAAACCAATTTCTGATGCAACAATTTTTGCTACAGCAATAGGATGGAAGATGTAGGCTTCGCCCGATTTTCGTCGCTGATCTTTATGGGCATCAACGGAAACGTCAAAAGCCTTGCGAATCAGTTTTTTATCTTCATCGCTTAAAGTTTGGTAGCTTATACGGAGTAACTCTTTATATTCTTGAGCAATTGCTTTATTTTCTTTTTCTATATCAATTTCTATCATAACGGCATGGTTCAATCTCTAAAAATAGAAATTAGTTAGGAGATATACAAGGATTACTTGTTTTTTTGACTTAGGATTTAATTACCGGAAACAGTATTTTTAGACATATTATTTTCTACCCTTTTGAAATCCAAATCCTGAAAATCATAACTAAAATCGGTCAGCTCAGAAATTGGTTTCATTTTTATACCTATTGCATTTCCAGCTGCATCATATTCAAAAAATAAATGGGCATCAGCATGAAAGTATGCATTATTCCATTTCACAACAAAATTTCCTTCCTTGTAGAAAAAAACTTCTCCAGTAAGCTGAGGTGAACGAGCTGAAGCAAAATATAATTTTCCTTTCTTTTCAGAAATAGTGATTGCACCAAACCAATTATCATTGAAAGTTCCTTTTAGCGTTTTGAAATCTATTTTGATTTTATCTTTTTTATTTTTTGCAACAGCAGCCCATACTTCATCCGTAACTTTATCGGCACTTTCTACGTTAGCTTTTAATTTGTTACTGTAAATTGTAACATAATCGTCGGACTTAATTCCCAAATAACTATCTTTAATCGTGTTGGTAATTGCGTTAAATGCTGCTCCGGATTGCTGGTTCGTCAATACAATAATACCCAATTGTAACTCTGGTATCAAAGTGACTTGGGTTACAATTCCTTCAAGTCCCCCGGTATGCGAAGCTTGTTTATAGCCTTTTACGTCAC harbors:
- a CDS encoding RelA/SpoT family protein, coding for MIEIDIEKENKAIAQEYKELLRISYQTLSDEDKKLIRKAFDVSVDAHKDQRRKSGEAYIFHPIAVAKIVASEIGLGATSIAAALLHDVVEDTLMTVQDIERLFNPKIAQLVEGLTKISLVQKDLNASLQAENFRKMILTLNDDVRVILIKLADRLHNMQTMDSMQEDKQTKIASETLYIYAPLAHRLGLYNIKTKLEDLGLKYTEPAVYNEILSKIKETKEEQDAYIADISEVLKTSLDAEQVDYIIKGRPKSIYSIRRKMKAQNVSFDEVYDKFALRIVYKSNPHDEKFIAWKIYSIVTDHYRPSPSRLRDWISSPKSTGYEALHITVMGPKGRWVEVQVRSERMDEIAEKGYAAHYKYKNGATEESGLDVWLNLLKEALENSETNAVDFVEDFKMNLYSKEIFVFTPKGEIKSLPKGATSLDFAFSIHSEIGIRTRGTRVNGKLVPLNHELKSGDQIEVITSQHQKPTPNWLDYVTTSRAKTKIKNVLNENTKKIGEEGKELLTRKLKHLKITLNESVVNELVIFFKLKTSLDLFYRVGIGAIENQQLKDYAAQKSNTFINFFKSKIKRSSSSTADEDIHKPVISSSYDMLVFGKEHDKLDYKLSPCCNPIPGDDVFGFVTINEGIKVHKKDCPNAIGMQSNYAYRILTAKWIDSSQEEFKAIINITGMDILGLTNQLTKVISNNMHVNIQSISLSTDAGIFHGQVAVIVQNNTILKKMISNIKKIDGIDKVTRVYKT